In Palaeococcus ferrophilus DSM 13482, the genomic window GAACCCATAGTGTCTCGCGAGATTGCGGCAGAGGGTTGTGGTTCCGCTCCCCGCGAGACCGCTGACCGTGATGACTATGCCCCTCTTCGCCATGTTCATCGCCGGTTTCAGATGCTTGCCCTTACCTGCGCCTTCATGACCCTCCTCATGCACACCGGGCAGAGGTGTGGCATCGGCCTCTCGGGCCTCTTCTCGGTCTTGGCGAGCTTCCTCATGCCGCTAGGCCTCTCCCTCGGGATACCGTTGAGCGGCCTTCCGCACATGGCGCAGTGGGCGATCTTTGGCTTTCTCCTCTTGAAGTGAATGCTGACTCTCCCACCGGGAGTCCTCACGTACCTCTTCTTCCATGAACCTGACCTGTACATGGGCTTCATATCAACACCTCCTTGCTGAGATTTGTTTTTGGGTTGCCTTTTTAAGTTTTTAGCTCACGCCATATCGAGCAGCTTCCTGATTATGGAGCTGACGATGTAGGATGTGAGGATGTACCATCCAAGGAAACCGAGCTCGTTTGAGTGCAGGGCAGTGGCCCTGTGGAACCAGTCAACCAGGAAGAAGTTGAAGGGTATTTTAACTATTGCGGTCTCCACGTAGTAGCGTGCAAGCCACCCGTAGAAGATTATGAACATCGGGAAGCTAATGAGCATTGGCTTGAACATCGCGTCCTTCATGACCTCGTTCTGGAGCCTGAGCATCTCAAGCTGCTTCTGCTGAAGTTTCTTGATCTTCTTCTCGTCTTTCTTGGCCTGTGCCTCTTTCATCTCCGCCTGAAGCTCCCTGCTCATCTGCTGGAGCTTCTTCATCTTCTCCTGGTCAACGAAGTGCCTGTTGACGAAGGTGTAGAAAGTGCCCATGATTATTCCAAATATCGTGGCCACCCACAGGGGGCTCAAGCTTAACACTATCCCGCCGAATGCGGCATCCATGGCTTCGTATATTACCTCAAGCATATTTACCCACCGCCAGATCAAGTATTTTTACAAGCTCCTCCACGGCCTCCTCGAGACCCTTATCCTCGTGGTTCTCAATTATCTTGATGAGAGCATCCGAGTACATGGCATATACTATGGCTGCAGCTCTGTTAAGGTCCTGGTGGCGCTTTATCTGCTCCTCCGTCTCAACGTCCCTGTCCCTCTTGAGGTCACGGAGGCGCCTTCCTAGTATCTCGCTTGGGAACGCCTCGATTATGACTATGAAGTTGGGGTTTATCGTTTTTATAACGTCCTTCGGGAATCCAAGGAGGTAACCTAGGGGCGTTCGTATGGTGCAGTGGGTGTCGAGGATCACCGGCTCCTTCTCGGCAATCTCCCTGATCTTTTCCGCCGCCCTGAGCTGGAGCTTCTTCTGGACGTCAAGGCTTAGCTTCCTCATCTCATCCCTGTGCTTCACCAGCCCCTGCTTCACCGCCTCCTCAAACATCAAATCACCGAAGTTGAGGAGTCTGTACTCTACCCTGGCCCTCTCCATGGCGCGTCTTGTTATGGTGCTCTTTCCAACACCCGGAATACCCGTGATAACCACGACGAATGAAGGCATGAAGTCTCACCACCAACAAGATGAAATCATGAGGGGCCCTTTAAAAGTTTTCCATGGTCGCGGCAAATTGAAAATCCAAAGGGAGAAAAGGGAAAAGCTCACTGGAAGAGCTTGCGGAGCATCGGGAACATTTCGCTGACCTGCTCCCTTGCTATCTCTTCGTAGAACCTGTAGAGAATACCCACCGTCAGCAGTATTCCCGTTCCAGTACCGAGGGCACCCAACAGATCCGCTGTGACCGCCACTATGGCTATGGCGAGGGAGCCCATGAAGGTCACGTAGGGGATGTACTTGTTGAGCACCCTCTCCAGTATCCTCGGGTCCCTCCTGAAGCCCGGTATCTGCATACCTGCCCTCTGAAGCTGCCTTGAGATGCTCTTAGCGTCGAGACCCGTGAGCTCAACCCAGAGGTATCCGAAGAGTATGCTGAAGGCTATCGTCATGAGTGCGTAGCCGAGCAGGTGGGGCCAGCTCGTGACGCTAAGGATGTCCCTCGGGGGCCTCGTAAAGAGGACGAAGCCGCTTATCGGGTAGCCGTTCTGGTCGAAGGTTCCAAGTATCGGGTGGCCGAACCTCTCGAGCAATCTCGCCCATAGCTGGATGTTGGAGTAGAGGGCAAAGGTGAGGATGATGGGTATGTTGCTCACGTACATGAACCTTATCGGGTACCTTCCGCGGACGGTTACTCTACCGTAGCTGAGGGGTATCTCGACGCGCATGCTCTCGAGGTAAACGACGATGAGGAAGACTATTATTGTGGCTATGACGTTCCAGAGACCCGGGAGGTTGCCCCTGTAGAAGGCACCCCTGATGTCCCCGTGCATCAGGTACTGGAAGAACGCGGGTATTGCTCCCGCGAAGGCCTCATCTTGCGTCCCCGGGATGAAGTAGCCCGTTGCCTTGAGGGGGCTAAAGCTCCTCGTTATGACTGTCTGGGAGACACCCGCTGCGATGAACAGGCTTATACCGCTTCCAACCCCCCACTTACTCACGAGTTCATCCATTATCATGAGCATTACTCCACCGAAGGCCAGCTGGAGCGTCACGAGTATCGCCATACTCATCGCTAGGTCGGCTCCAACCTTACCGAAGGCACCCGCGAATACGTAGATAGCCGCCTCGAAGAAGCACATGAACACCGAGAACACCTTCTGGAGGGCCTGATAGAACCTCCTGTCCTCGGGGTTTGAAAGGTCGAGGGGCAGTATCTCGGAACCAACAAGAAGCTGCATAATGATTCCAGCGGTGACTATGGGACCTATACCGAGGGTGAGGATTGAACCACTCCTACCGGCGAGCACGAACCTGAGCGATGCGAAGTAGTCGGCAACCTGCTTGGGGATACCGTAGAGGGGTATCTCCGCGAGGATGAAGTATATCACGAGAACGACGCCCGTCCACGCAAGCTTCTCCTTAAGTGGAACGTGCCTCTTGGGCCTCTCAATCTCCGGAAATGCCCGTTCAATGGCGTATACGACTTCCCTTACTCCCATGTTTTACACCCCGGGGATTTTAAATAAAGAGAGAAATCAGGCGAGGAGGGCCTCTCCCCCGGCCTCCTCAATCCTCTCCTGGGCCTTCGGGGAGAAGGCGTAGGCCTTGATGATCAGAGGCCTGCTGAGCCTGCCGGTTCCGAGAACCTTGTCCGCGAACTGGGTGGTGTCAACGATTACCCTGCCGTCCTCCTCGTAGGCGTAGCCTATGGCCATGAGCTCATCGAGGTGCTCGTCTATGAACCTGAGGTTGACCGCCACGACCTCCCTCTGGACAGCCTTGGGCCTGTGGAAGCCGCGCTTTCCGAGGTGGTCGGGCATGTACTTGATGACCCAGGTCCACTTGGCCTTGCTCCTCTTTCCAGTTCCTGCCATTCCCTTACCGCCCTTGTGACCGCCGCCGCGGTGCTTCTTCTTGCATCCCCATCCGTGAGTGTGACTCCCGCGGAGCTTCCTCACTTTTTTCTTTCTCCTGATCATTGTAGACACCTCACATCATTCTCTCAAGGAGCTCGTTAATCTTCTCGCCGCGGTATCCGAGAGCCCCGCCCTCCTTGAAGGTCCTCTTGATGGTCTTGTGGCCACCCCTCGGCGGGTGGAGCCTGAAGACCGGCTTGAGGCCCTCAAGGTCGCTGAGCTTCATCTCGCCGTTCACTACCTTCTCGGCGAACTCCTCAATGCTCATCCCGAGCTTCTCCTGAACGTACTCGTCGGTGAGCCTTCTGTTGCCGCTGAGCCTGCCCCTCTTGCGGAGGAGCTTGGCGAGGGTCTCCCTGTCTATCTCGCCCCAGGTTATGTAGTCCTTTGCCTTCTGTATCATTCCCTTGTAGCTCGGGGTGTCGTCCACTATGACCATGTGGTTGACCTTGTGAAGGCGGAGCATCGCGAGGGTGTCCTTCACCTCTCTCCTCACACCGACTCTTCCCCTTACCCTAACTATAGCCACCTTTGCCATCTTTGCTCACCTCATAGCTCGAAGTTCTGTGACATCTCCCTACCGACGATTATGCCGTAGCGCTCCACCATGTCGGGCTGGATGGCAACGCGGTTGGTGTTGTAGAGGGCATCGAAGACTGCCTTGGCGAAGTTGACGGTAGTCCTCGTCTCACCGAGGGTCTGGGACCAGACGTCGTGGACACCTGCGAGGCTGAGTATCTTCTTGCCGACGTCACCTATGACCAGTCCGAGACCGCGCGGACCGGGCATGAGCTTGACCTTAACGCTACCCTCCTTACCCTCGACGGCGAAGGGTATTGAGTGCGGCCTCCTGCACCTGCACTCCCAGCTTCCACAGCCGCGCTTGATCTCAATGATGTTCATCTTGGCGTAGCTTATGGCCTTCCTTATGGCGATTCCAACTTCCCTTCCGTGACCTATTCCAAGGCCGACGTAGCCGTCCCTGTTGCCAACCGCTGCCAGAACCCTGAAGCGGATTCTCCTACCGCTGTCGGTCATCCTGACGGTGAGGGCTATGTCAAGGACCTCCTGGTTCTGCCTGTCGTTGACCTCGGGGAGGAGCACGTCAACTATCTCGGGCTCCTTTATCTGGTACCCCTTGCGGAATATCTCGTGGATGTCGGTGATCTGGCCCTCCTTGACGAGCTGGCCGAGCTTGGTCCTCGGCTGCCACTCCTCTAAAACCCTCTGAGCGTACTCATTCCAGTTCTGGCTCATCTCTCATCACTCCCCATACTTCTCCTCTATTCTCGCCTTCACTTCGTCGAAGTGCTCGGGGAGCCTCTCAGGCTCGAGGCCCTTGACGAGGTATCCCGAGAACTGCCTCCTGTAGAGGTTCTCGTCCTCCTCCTTGAGGGCCTTGGCGTACTCTGCGATGGTCTCTCCCCTGATCCTGTCGTCGCCCGGGTATATCTCCTCGCTGTGGGGGACGTCGAGGCCAGCGTCAACCGCACCCTTGAGGACAGCGAAGATGCTTGAGCCCCTCACGGGTGGGTTGAGTCCTATATCGAGGATTGCCTCCTCTATTCCGGCCTTCTTGGCCTTGTAGCCGAGGAGGAGCCCCACGAGGTAGGCGCTCGGCGTATTACCTCCATGGCCCTTCCAGCCGAATTCCCTCATGAGCTCCCTCGTGTGGGCCGAAACCAAAGTCCTGTCCCCCTCGGGAGCGTACACCACTATCTGGGCGATGTGGTGGTTGAGGCTCTTTCTCACAACGAGCCTCGGCTTCCCGGACTTGAGCATCGCAAGGCGCTTGTGATAGTTAGTCTTACCCTCTCTCCTCCTTCTGAATGGAACCCTATACCTTGGTCCGTGAGCCATTCATATCACCTCTTCAATATTCCTCTCTCTTCCATGAACAGGTAGAGCTGGTGCTTGCTCTTGAACTGTCCACCCTTGGCCCTTATGTAGAGGTTCCTGTAGGTGTGGGCGTCGAGCTTGCCCTCGGCCTTGAGCTTCCTCAGCTCCTTCCTGAGGGCCCTTATGGTCATTATCCAGCGCTCCTTCTTGCCCATCCTTGCTGTCTTCTTACCCTTCCTGCTTCCAGGA contains:
- a CDS encoding 50S ribosomal protein L34e — protein: MKPMYRSGSWKKRYVRTPGGRVSIHFKRRKPKIAHCAMCGRPLNGIPRERPSGMRKLAKTEKRPERPMPHLCPVCMRRVMKAQVRASI
- a CDS encoding EMC3/TMCO1 family protein; protein product: MLEVIYEAMDAAFGGIVLSLSPLWVATIFGIIMGTFYTFVNRHFVDQEKMKKLQQMSRELQAEMKEAQAKKDEKKIKKLQQKQLEMLRLQNEVMKDAMFKPMLISFPMFIIFYGWLARYYVETAIVKIPFNFFLVDWFHRATALHSNELGFLGWYILTSYIVSSIIRKLLDMA
- a CDS encoding adenylate kinase, which codes for MPSFVVVITGIPGVGKSTITRRAMERARVEYRLLNFGDLMFEEAVKQGLVKHRDEMRKLSLDVQKKLQLRAAEKIREIAEKEPVILDTHCTIRTPLGYLLGFPKDVIKTINPNFIVIIEAFPSEILGRRLRDLKRDRDVETEEQIKRHQDLNRAAAIVYAMYSDALIKIIENHEDKGLEEAVEELVKILDLAVGKYA
- the secY gene encoding preprotein translocase subunit SecY, coding for MGVREVVYAIERAFPEIERPKRHVPLKEKLAWTGVVLVIYFILAEIPLYGIPKQVADYFASLRFVLAGRSGSILTLGIGPIVTAGIIMQLLVGSEILPLDLSNPEDRRFYQALQKVFSVFMCFFEAAIYVFAGAFGKVGADLAMSMAILVTLQLAFGGVMLMIMDELVSKWGVGSGISLFIAAGVSQTVITRSFSPLKATGYFIPGTQDEAFAGAIPAFFQYLMHGDIRGAFYRGNLPGLWNVIATIIVFLIVVYLESMRVEIPLSYGRVTVRGRYPIRFMYVSNIPIILTFALYSNIQLWARLLERFGHPILGTFDQNGYPISGFVLFTRPPRDILSVTSWPHLLGYALMTIAFSILFGYLWVELTGLDAKSISRQLQRAGMQIPGFRRDPRILERVLNKYIPYVTFMGSLAIAIVAVTADLLGALGTGTGILLTVGILYRFYEEIAREQVSEMFPMLRKLFQ
- a CDS encoding uL15m family ribosomal protein, which gives rise to MIRRKKKVRKLRGSHTHGWGCKKKHRGGGHKGGKGMAGTGKRSKAKWTWVIKYMPDHLGKRGFHRPKAVQREVVAVNLRFIDEHLDELMAIGYAYEEDGRVIVDTTQFADKVLGTGRLSRPLIIKAYAFSPKAQERIEEAGGEALLA
- a CDS encoding 50S ribosomal protein L30, which gives rise to MAKVAIVRVRGRVGVRREVKDTLAMLRLHKVNHMVIVDDTPSYKGMIQKAKDYITWGEIDRETLAKLLRKRGRLSGNRRLTDEYVQEKLGMSIEEFAEKVVNGEMKLSDLEGLKPVFRLHPPRGGHKTIKRTFKEGGALGYRGEKINELLERMM
- the rpsE gene encoding 30S ribosomal protein S5, with the translated sequence MSQNWNEYAQRVLEEWQPRTKLGQLVKEGQITDIHEIFRKGYQIKEPEIVDVLLPEVNDRQNQEVLDIALTVRMTDSGRRIRFRVLAAVGNRDGYVGLGIGHGREVGIAIRKAISYAKMNIIEIKRGCGSWECRCRRPHSIPFAVEGKEGSVKVKLMPGPRGLGLVIGDVGKKILSLAGVHDVWSQTLGETRTTVNFAKAVFDALYNTNRVAIQPDMVERYGIIVGREMSQNFEL
- a CDS encoding 50S ribosomal protein L18; the protein is MAHGPRYRVPFRRRREGKTNYHKRLAMLKSGKPRLVVRKSLNHHIAQIVVYAPEGDRTLVSAHTRELMREFGWKGHGGNTPSAYLVGLLLGYKAKKAGIEEAILDIGLNPPVRGSSIFAVLKGAVDAGLDVPHSEEIYPGDDRIRGETIAEYAKALKEEDENLYRRQFSGYLVKGLEPERLPEHFDEVKARIEEKYGE
- a CDS encoding 50S ribosomal protein L19e, which translates into the protein MLKTQRRIAAELLKCGENRVWFDPERLEDISAAITREDIRRLIDEGVIKKKPMKGQNRYRTKVKLEAKKKGRHRGPGSRKGKKTARMGKKERWIMTIRALRKELRKLKAEGKLDAHTYRNLYIRAKGGQFKSKHQLYLFMEERGILKR